AAAGCAATCCACTATTCGGGCAAAAGGGCTTCGGGCCCTCTGGAAATTATCAATTGTGCCGCTATCCCCTATAACTTGTTGGAGAGTGAATTGTTCGGTTATGAAAAAGGGGCTTTCACCGGGGCCAATCAAAAACGGAAAGGCAAATTGGAACTCGCCCATGGTGGTACTCTCTTTTTTGATGAGATAGGCGAGATGGAGTTAGCTTTACAGGCTAAACTCCTGCGGGTGATCCAGGAAAAAAAGGTTACTCCCCTGGGCTGTGAAAAATCAATCCCGGTTGATGTAAGGTTTATTGCAGCAACAAATAAAAACCTCAGTGAAGAGGTAAAAAAAGGAAATTTCAGGGAGGATTTATATTTTCGCCTGAATGTGATCTCTGTTCAAATGCCGCCCCTCCGGGAACGCAGAGAGGATATACCGGTGTTGGCCAGACATTTCATCCAGAAGTACAGCCGACTCTTCAATAAAAATGTAACGGGCATCAGTCCTAATGCTGTCGCTTTACTGGAAAATTACAGTTACCCCGGAAACGTTAGGGAATTGGAAAATGTAATTGAAAGGGCAGTGGCACTGGCAGAAAAGGATGTTATTCAAGTCCATGACTTGCCCAAAGAAATTGCCGGTGGTTTCAATTTCTCTTCAAATAAAGACTGGATCCCTGTATATATAGGAGAATCTTTAGCGGAGGCGGAACGAAAACTTATTTTAGCAACTTTGGACCATTTTCAGGGCAACCGCTACCAGACAGCTAAAGTGCTGGGGATGAGTGAAAGGCATTTGCGTACAAAGATTAAACAGTATTTAAAAAACGAATAATTATTTAAGGAACTAATTTCCGGAAGGAAACAAATTTCCGCAAACCTGTAAAAGGCGGTAATTAGGGATATTATGGCGCTTTGCAACATTATTTAACGAAATTTGTTCCTGTGGTATACGGGAATATTTTAGCTAAACCGTCAATTTTGACGGTTTTTTGCTGTTTGGCATGGCTTTTGCAAATAAAGGGTGTTAAAAAGTGGGACTTGCCGGCGTCGCACTTAGCAAAAAAAACTAAACGGGGAGGTAAAGTATGAAAAAATTAAGTTACTTGTTAATACTGCTGCTGATCCTTAGCTTGGTTGCAGGTTGTGGGGGTTCAGGCGGGCAGAGCGGCGACAAGCCTTCGGAGATTTATTTGGCCAGCGCTAACCCAATGACGGGCGACTCTGCCCAGTTTGGCGATATGAAAGTCAAGGCCATTCAGCTGGCTCTGGACGAAGTAAACGCCGCCGGTGGGATTAATGGGGCTCAGGTAAAGCTCTTAGTGGGAGATGATACGGGTAACCCCAAAGAAGCTCCCAACGTGGCCCAAAAATTTGCCGCCGATGACAGGGTGCTGGCCGTGATTGGTCACTGGAACAGCTCTTGTACTCTGGCTGCCAGAGGCATTTATGAAGCTGCCGGTATTCCGGTCATTACTGATTCCGTTAACAAAGCTATTACTGACGGGTCAACTCCGCATGTCTACCGCATTTCATTAACCGATACGGCCCAGGCACAACATTTAGCAAAATATGCCTATGAGAAAATGGGCAAACGGCGCGTTGCAATTCTTTACACTGCTAACGATTTTGGCAACGGTTTAATGAATGACTTCAGCAAAGCGTTTAATGAATTGGGTGGAAAGGTAGTTGCCACTGAGACTTATTTTGAAGGGCAATCAAAAGATTTCAGCCCCCAGATCACCAAGATCAAGGCTAAAAACCCCGACTTGTTGTTTATAGCCGGATATTATGTGGAGACTGCTTTAATTGCTCAACAAAGCCGTTCGTTAGGATTAAATGTTCCAATGTTAGGGACTGAAGGCATTAGTTCAGAAGAATTAATTAAATTGGGCGGTCAAGCTGTGGAAGGCATTTTGTTTACGGGTTTCTTCCATCCCGAGGTAAAGTTCCCGGGTACGGAAGAGTTTGTGAAGGCTTTTAAAGAAAAGTATAACAAAGAGCCCGACACTTATGCGGCGTTAGCTTATGATTCCGCCAAGCTTATCCTCGAAGCTATTTCGAAAAACGGTGCTACGCGGGAAGGCATTAAAAAATACCTGGACGAAGTAAAAGATTTTCCCGGTGTGGCCGGCCCCATTTCCTTTGATGATAAAAATGATGTAACTCGCGGTATCATTATCCTCACTGTTAAAAACGGCAAGATTGTCCCTGCTGAGGTACAGCCCTAATGTCTTAAGGTGGTGGGGAGGTGTGCTCCCCACCACAATTAAATGAAAAAAGGGGTGAGAGAACATGTTTATGGAGCAAGTGAGCAACGGACTGGCCCTAGGCAGCATTTATGCTCTTACTGCCATAGGTTTCACCATGGTTTACGGCATTATTAGCCTGATCAATTTTGCTCATGGAGATATTTATATGATGGGTGCTTTTTTTGCCTTAACCGGTTTTGCAGTTTTCAAGCTGCCGCTATTTATAGCTTTCTTGTTTGGTATGGCAGGAGCTGCTTTGGTAGGGCTAATGCTTGCACGTTTTGCTTACCGACCGGTTTTTAATGCTCCCAGAATTAATTTATTTCTCTGCGCCATTGGTGCTGCTATATTCTTAGAGAATTTTGCCATGCTGGTCTGGGGGCCTGAAACCCAGTCCTTTCCGCAAGTAATCAATAACCAGGTTTACCGCGCTTTCGGTTTTACCTTGTCAACTTTACAGCTGATTATATTAGGAACCGGTATCGTGCTGATGGCAGTGCTAACATATATTGTCCAGTATACCAAGCTTGGACGGGCTATGCGTTGCACAGCCCAGGATATGAATGCAGCCAAGCTGATGGGAATTAACACCAACCGTATTGTTTATTTTACCTTCGCTTTGGGTTCTGCGTTAGGTGCAGCTGCCGGAATATTGGTTGGGATGTATTATAAAGCTGTTTTTCCTATGATGGGTTTTGTTCCGGGCTTAAAAGCATTTGTAGCAGCAGTAATTGGAGGTATCGGCAGTATTCCGGGAGCAATGCTCGGCGGTATTATCATGGGTTTAGCCGAAAGTCTCGGAGCAGCATATATTTCTTCCGGTTATCGTGACGCTATTGCCTTTATAATACTTATCTTTATTTTGTTGGTCAAACCGGCAGGGCTCTTTGGCAAATCAGTTCGGGAAAAGGTGTAAAGGGGGTAGAAGTTATGGCTCATGTATTTCAGGTGCTGATAAATCTGTTTTTAGCCACCGGTGCCCTTTTCCTGCTGATTAAACTGCTGTCGAAAATCTTTGACTGGGGTACCATTCGTTTTACGCAGCTGAATGCCAGTGCAAAGCGATTACTGTTGGCAGGTATAGTCATTTTGATTTTTACCTGGCCCTTACTGGTGGCAGGACAGCCCTATGTTTTAAGGACCAGCATAATCGTGCTGCTGTATATAGTTTTGGCTTTGAGTTTAAATTTTGTGCTGGGTTTTGCCGGTCAGCTCTCTATGGGCCACTCCGCTTTCTATGGCATAGGAGCTTATGTAACTGCCTTATTGACTGTAAATATGCATTTGTCCTTTTGGCTGGCATTATTGATTAGTGCAGTAGTTGCTGCTTGTTTTGGGTTCATTCTGGGTATTCCGACATTGAGATTAAAAGGTGATTACTTAGCTATTACTACAATAGGTTTTGGAGAAATTGTACGTTTAGTTTTAGTAAACTGGACTGAGGTAACCAGGGGCCCTGCAGGGATTCCGGGCATTCCTTCCCCCGGTGTTTTTGGTATGGTTTTACGGAGCAGTACTGCTTATTACTATTTACTATTACTGTTAGCAGTTTTAACAGTATTTATTTCTTACCGCCTCTGGCGTTCCAGGCTGGGCAGGGGATTAATCGCAGTCAGGGATGATGAAATAGCTGCCGAAGCTATGGGCATCAATTCAACCAATCTGAAAGTACTTGCTTTTGTACTGGGTGCGACAATTGCCGGTATGGCAGGCAGCTTTTTTGCTTCCTTTATCCATTATGTTAACCCTGATAACTTCACATACATGGAGTCGGTTGTGATCCTGTGCATGGTGGTATTAGGCGGAGTAGGCAGCATTCCCGGAGTAATCGTGGGAGCGACGGTATTGACAATACTCCCGGAAACATTACGG
This region of Zhaonella formicivorans genomic DNA includes:
- a CDS encoding sigma-54-dependent transcriptional regulator, with amino-acid sequence MHNILVIDDEPAILAALQFALEDEYKVYCTTSVPEGMELLNCRNISLVLLDQRLGEYDGLEVLQAIKQEYQGIPVIAMTAYGSIQSSVEAMQRGAYYYVTKPLDLPGLRVLIAKALDYQNLADRVAHLTKELDEKYGTGRVVGKSKAIANVFELVDKIKDIDINVLITGESGTGKEVVAKAIHYSGKRASGPLEIINCAAIPYNLLESELFGYEKGAFTGANQKRKGKLELAHGGTLFFDEIGEMELALQAKLLRVIQEKKVTPLGCEKSIPVDVRFIAATNKNLSEEVKKGNFREDLYFRLNVISVQMPPLRERREDIPVLARHFIQKYSRLFNKNVTGISPNAVALLENYSYPGNVRELENVIERAVALAEKDVIQVHDLPKEIAGGFNFSSNKDWIPVYIGESLAEAERKLILATLDHFQGNRYQTAKVLGMSERHLRTKIKQYLKNE
- a CDS encoding ABC transporter substrate-binding protein, translated to MKKLSYLLILLLILSLVAGCGGSGGQSGDKPSEIYLASANPMTGDSAQFGDMKVKAIQLALDEVNAAGGINGAQVKLLVGDDTGNPKEAPNVAQKFAADDRVLAVIGHWNSSCTLAARGIYEAAGIPVITDSVNKAITDGSTPHVYRISLTDTAQAQHLAKYAYEKMGKRRVAILYTANDFGNGLMNDFSKAFNELGGKVVATETYFEGQSKDFSPQITKIKAKNPDLLFIAGYYVETALIAQQSRSLGLNVPMLGTEGISSEELIKLGGQAVEGILFTGFFHPEVKFPGTEEFVKAFKEKYNKEPDTYAALAYDSAKLILEAISKNGATREGIKKYLDEVKDFPGVAGPISFDDKNDVTRGIIILTVKNGKIVPAEVQP
- a CDS encoding branched-chain amino acid ABC transporter permease; its protein translation is MFMEQVSNGLALGSIYALTAIGFTMVYGIISLINFAHGDIYMMGAFFALTGFAVFKLPLFIAFLFGMAGAALVGLMLARFAYRPVFNAPRINLFLCAIGAAIFLENFAMLVWGPETQSFPQVINNQVYRAFGFTLSTLQLIILGTGIVLMAVLTYIVQYTKLGRAMRCTAQDMNAAKLMGINTNRIVYFTFALGSALGAAAGILVGMYYKAVFPMMGFVPGLKAFVAAVIGGIGSIPGAMLGGIIMGLAESLGAAYISSGYRDAIAFIILIFILLVKPAGLFGKSVREKV
- a CDS encoding branched-chain amino acid ABC transporter permease, translating into MAHVFQVLINLFLATGALFLLIKLLSKIFDWGTIRFTQLNASAKRLLLAGIVILIFTWPLLVAGQPYVLRTSIIVLLYIVLALSLNFVLGFAGQLSMGHSAFYGIGAYVTALLTVNMHLSFWLALLISAVVAACFGFILGIPTLRLKGDYLAITTIGFGEIVRLVLVNWTEVTRGPAGIPGIPSPGVFGMVLRSSTAYYYLLLLLAVLTVFISYRLWRSRLGRGLIAVRDDEIAAEAMGINSTNLKVLAFVLGATIAGMAGSFFASFIHYVNPDNFTYMESVVILCMVVLGGVGSIPGVIVGATVLTILPETLRDIATYRYAIYGLLLILMMIIRPQGMISVASLKGGESGAHTGDKRGYQIFRRLSGSKQC